The following proteins are co-located in the Mycolicibacterium goodii genome:
- a CDS encoding sugar porter family MFS transporter, protein MSTDTQNSADARAKTPGQLTGAVVIVALVSAVSGMLYGYDTGIISGALLQITKDFEIAEAWKQVIAASILLGAVVGALVCSHLSQTRGRKGTLLMLAAVFVIGSLWCAVAPNPVLLSVGRLVLGFAVGGATQTAPMYVAELSPPKYRGRLVLCFQIAIGVGIVIATIVGASEQIPWRWSIGAAAVPAAVMLGMLLRLPESPRWLIKDGDAEKAREVLERVRPDGYDIDGELAEMTTLVRKEQTAKTRGWPGLRASWVRPALVLGCGIAIFTQLSGIEMIIYYSPTILTDNGFSESVALQVSVALGVSYLVAQLVGLSIIDKVGRRRLTLIMIPGAAVSLFVLGTLFATGHSGRESVPFIVACLVVFMLFNAGGLQLMGWLTGSETYPLAVRPAGTAAQSAALWGTNLLITLTLLTLISGIGVGPAMWLYGLFNVAAWLFVYFRMPDLTGRSLEEIEGKLRDGAFRPADFAR, encoded by the coding sequence ATGAGCACCGACACCCAGAATTCGGCGGACGCGCGAGCGAAGACGCCGGGACAACTCACCGGCGCGGTCGTCATCGTCGCCCTGGTATCCGCGGTCTCCGGCATGCTCTACGGCTACGACACCGGCATCATCTCGGGTGCCCTGCTGCAGATCACCAAGGATTTCGAGATCGCCGAGGCGTGGAAGCAGGTCATCGCCGCGAGCATCCTGCTCGGCGCCGTCGTCGGCGCACTGGTGTGCAGTCACCTGTCACAGACGCGTGGCCGCAAGGGCACGCTGCTGATGCTCGCCGCGGTGTTCGTGATCGGCTCGCTGTGGTGCGCCGTCGCCCCCAACCCGGTGCTGCTGTCCGTCGGACGGTTGGTGCTCGGGTTCGCGGTCGGCGGCGCCACCCAGACCGCGCCCATGTACGTCGCGGAACTCTCGCCGCCGAAGTACCGCGGCCGGCTCGTGTTGTGCTTTCAGATCGCGATCGGAGTCGGCATCGTGATCGCGACGATCGTCGGTGCCTCCGAACAGATTCCGTGGCGCTGGTCGATCGGCGCCGCGGCGGTCCCGGCCGCGGTCATGCTGGGCATGCTGCTGCGCCTGCCGGAGAGCCCGCGCTGGCTGATCAAGGACGGGGACGCCGAGAAGGCCCGCGAGGTGCTGGAGCGGGTACGCCCCGACGGCTACGACATCGACGGTGAACTCGCCGAGATGACCACGCTGGTGCGCAAGGAGCAGACCGCGAAAACCCGCGGGTGGCCCGGACTGCGCGCGTCCTGGGTACGTCCCGCCCTCGTACTCGGTTGCGGCATAGCGATTTTCACCCAGCTCAGCGGTATCGAGATGATCATCTACTACTCCCCGACCATCCTCACCGACAACGGGTTCTCCGAGTCGGTCGCGCTGCAGGTGTCGGTGGCCCTGGGCGTGAGCTACCTGGTGGCGCAACTGGTGGGCCTGTCGATCATCGACAAGGTCGGCAGGCGCCGCCTCACGCTCATCATGATCCCCGGCGCGGCCGTGAGCCTGTTCGTGCTCGGCACCTTGTTCGCGACGGGTCACAGCGGGCGTGAATCCGTGCCGTTCATCGTGGCGTGCCTCGTGGTGTTCATGCTGTTCAACGCGGGCGGCCTGCAGCTCATGGGGTGGCTGACCGGTTCGGAGACCTACCCGCTCGCGGTGCGGCCCGCGGGCACGGCCGCGCAGTCGGCGGCGCTGTGGGGCACCAACCTGCTCATCACGCTGACGCTGCTGACGCTGATCAGCGGCATCGGGGTGGGACCCGCGATGTGGCTGTACGGGCTGTTCAACGTCGCCGCATGGCTTTTCGTGTACTTCCGGATGCCCGACCTGACCGGCCGCAGCCTGGAGGAGATCGAGGGCAAGCTGCGCGACGGCGCGTTCCGCCCCGCCGACTTCGCCCGATAG
- a CDS encoding MFS transporter translates to MTSLQSETLRPNRPVSVVATDTTVRWLAVFALALGGFGIGTAEFVAMGLLPDIASGFGITEPTAGHVISAYALGVVVGAPVLAAVTARVPRRALLLGLMAVFTLGNVASMFAPSYESLVAARFIAGLPHGAYFGVAALAAAHLMGPANRAKAVAHVLSGLTIATVLGVPMASWLGQALGWRSAFGLVVFVGMLTLAALWFWLPGQLRTMHVSSPLTELGALRRPQVWLAVLVGMIGFGGMFAVYTYISTTMTDVAGLSRGLVPLALMVFGLGMVVGNLLGGRLADLSVVRALYVSLGSLGILLAVFVAASHHTWSALLVLFGIGVAGSAVGPALQTRLMDVAHDAQTLAAALNHSALNIGNATGAWVGGLVIAAGFGYTAPAAAGAALAAGGLLVLTLSVAVQRRGATT, encoded by the coding sequence ATGACGTCCCTGCAATCAGAGACCCTGCGGCCGAACCGGCCGGTATCGGTCGTCGCCACCGACACCACCGTGCGGTGGCTCGCGGTGTTCGCGCTCGCGCTCGGCGGTTTCGGCATCGGGACCGCCGAGTTCGTCGCGATGGGCCTGCTGCCCGACATCGCGTCCGGCTTCGGCATCACCGAGCCGACCGCGGGTCACGTCATATCGGCCTACGCCCTCGGGGTGGTGGTCGGCGCGCCGGTGCTCGCTGCCGTGACCGCGCGGGTGCCGCGCCGGGCGCTGCTGCTCGGGCTGATGGCGGTGTTCACGCTCGGCAACGTCGCGAGCATGTTCGCGCCGTCGTACGAGTCGCTCGTGGCGGCCCGCTTCATCGCGGGCCTGCCGCACGGCGCCTACTTCGGGGTGGCCGCGCTCGCCGCCGCGCATCTCATGGGCCCCGCCAACCGCGCCAAGGCCGTCGCCCACGTGCTGTCCGGTCTGACCATCGCGACGGTCCTCGGAGTGCCGATGGCGTCGTGGCTCGGTCAGGCGCTCGGGTGGCGCAGCGCGTTCGGCCTCGTCGTGTTCGTCGGCATGCTGACGCTGGCCGCCCTGTGGTTCTGGCTGCCCGGCCAGTTGCGCACCATGCACGTCAGCAGTCCCCTCACCGAACTCGGTGCCCTGCGCCGTCCGCAGGTGTGGCTGGCGGTGCTCGTCGGCATGATCGGCTTCGGCGGCATGTTCGCCGTGTACACCTACATCAGCACCACGATGACCGACGTCGCCGGCCTGTCCCGCGGACTCGTGCCGCTGGCGTTGATGGTGTTCGGCCTGGGCATGGTAGTCGGCAACCTGCTCGGCGGACGCCTGGCCGATCTGTCGGTGGTGCGCGCCCTGTACGTGTCGCTGGGATCGCTGGGCATCCTGCTTGCGGTGTTCGTGGCGGCCTCGCATCACACCTGGTCGGCGCTGCTGGTGCTGTTCGGCATCGGTGTGGCCGGTTCGGCCGTGGGCCCCGCGCTGCAGACGCGGCTGATGGACGTCGCCCATGACGCACAGACCCTGGCCGCCGCGCTCAACCACTCCGCACTGAACATCGGCAACGCGACCGGCGCCTGGGTCGGTGGCCTGGTGATCGCCGCGGGCTTCGGCTACACCGCACCCGCGGCGGCGGGCGCAGCGCTCGCGGCCGGTGGACTGCTGGTGCTCACCCTGTCGGTGGCGGTGCAGCGCCGAGGTGCGACCACCTGA
- a CDS encoding LLM class flavin-dependent oxidoreductase, with protein sequence MRFTYAEAMTDPTYYIPLAQAAEAAGYDAMTIPDSVAYPLESDSKYPYTPDGSREFLDGKAFIEAFVLASALCAATTTLNFNFFVLKLPIRPPALVAKQAGSLNALFDNRLGLGVGTSPWPEDYELMQVPFAKRGKRMDECIDIIRGLTTGEYFEYHGEFYDIAKTKMTPAPTKPVPILVGGHADAALRRAARCDGWMHGGGLPEELDRLLARLKQFREEHAEKTGEAPSEDFQIHVISADAFTVDGIKRLEDKGVTDVIVGFRIPYIEGEDTEPLDKKIRNLKWFAENVIAKV encoded by the coding sequence ATGCGGTTCACATACGCCGAAGCAATGACCGATCCCACCTACTACATTCCGCTCGCGCAGGCGGCCGAGGCGGCCGGATACGACGCCATGACCATCCCGGACAGCGTCGCCTACCCGCTCGAATCGGACTCCAAATACCCCTACACCCCCGACGGCAGCCGCGAGTTCCTCGACGGCAAGGCCTTCATCGAGGCGTTCGTCCTCGCGTCGGCGCTGTGCGCGGCGACGACGACGCTGAACTTCAACTTCTTCGTCCTCAAGCTGCCGATCCGCCCGCCTGCCCTGGTGGCCAAGCAGGCCGGATCTCTCAATGCGCTGTTCGACAACCGACTCGGCCTCGGCGTCGGCACCAGCCCGTGGCCCGAGGACTACGAGTTGATGCAGGTGCCCTTCGCCAAGCGCGGCAAGCGCATGGACGAATGCATCGACATCATCCGCGGCCTGACCACCGGCGAGTACTTCGAGTACCACGGCGAGTTCTACGACATCGCCAAGACCAAGATGACGCCCGCGCCCACCAAGCCGGTGCCCATCCTGGTCGGCGGTCACGCCGATGCCGCGCTGCGCCGCGCCGCACGTTGCGACGGGTGGATGCACGGCGGCGGCCTTCCCGAAGAGCTCGACCGACTCCTGGCGCGGCTCAAGCAGTTTCGCGAAGAGCACGCCGAGAAGACCGGTGAGGCTCCGAGTGAGGACTTCCAGATACACGTCATCTCGGCCGACGCGTTCACCGTCGACGGCATCAAACGCCTTGAGGACAAAGGCGTCACCGATGTCATCGTCGGCTTCCGGATCCCCTACATCGAGGGCGAGGACACCGAGCCGCTGGACAAGAAGATCCGCAATCTCAAGTGGTTCGCGGAGAACGTGATCGCCAAGGTGTAA
- a CDS encoding GAF and ANTAR domain-containing protein, with protein MSRNEAISQQISNLIRDVHTRRTTDTDAVLGELTHSAADYVPGAQYAGITIAGRDGKVRTAAATGQYPVVLDEIQQRVEDGPCLAAAWEQHVIRIDDMETEQRWLPYCRAALAETPIRSVVAFQLYADNHTMGALNFYSEAPGAFDDDAVEAGLIIATHAALVWSLMRRDEQFRSALASRDLIGQAKGMLMERYRIDADQAFEVLKKLSQCSNTPLIGVAREIVTAHRPADVARR; from the coding sequence GTGAGCCGGAACGAGGCGATCTCGCAGCAGATCAGCAATCTGATCCGCGACGTGCACACGCGCCGCACCACCGACACCGACGCCGTGCTCGGCGAACTCACCCACAGCGCCGCCGACTATGTACCCGGCGCTCAGTACGCAGGCATCACCATCGCCGGACGTGACGGCAAGGTCCGCACGGCCGCGGCCACCGGTCAGTACCCGGTGGTGCTCGACGAGATCCAGCAACGTGTCGAGGACGGGCCGTGCCTCGCCGCGGCCTGGGAACAGCACGTCATCCGCATCGACGACATGGAAACCGAGCAACGCTGGCTCCCGTACTGCCGCGCGGCGCTGGCGGAGACCCCGATCCGCTCCGTCGTGGCGTTCCAGCTCTACGCCGACAACCACACCATGGGCGCATTGAACTTCTACTCCGAGGCGCCGGGCGCCTTCGACGACGACGCCGTGGAGGCGGGTCTGATCATCGCCACCCACGCCGCGCTGGTGTGGAGTCTGATGCGCCGCGACGAGCAGTTCCGCAGCGCGCTGGCCTCCCGCGACCTCATCGGGCAGGCCAAGGGCATGCTCATGGAGCGTTATCGAATCGACGCGGACCAGGCCTTCGAGGTGCTGAAGAAGCTCTCGCAGTGCTCCAACACACCCCTGATCGGGGTGGCGCGCGAGATCGTCACCGCCCATCGACCCGCCGATGTCGCGCGTCGATGA
- a CDS encoding CheR family methyltransferase — translation MEHTDKSFEALLRYLRDSRGFDFTGYKRTSLMRRVRHRMDQAGYETFEGYLDVLQASSDEFSALFNTILINVTAFFRDPDAWEFIRSDVIPRMLAERGPDDPIRVWSAGCASGQEAYTLAMLLAEALGPELFRRRVKIYATDVDEDALTEARAAAYDARAVESVPPTLLSTYFEHLNGRYVFHKDLRRAVIFGRNDLVKDAPISRVDLLVCRNTLMYLNAETQRNVISRLHFALGAQGTLFLGHAEMLLSHADRFTPLNLRHRIFRKAAGSQSGIDRYDPTAAMYDRHGDLPGLTTVRDLAFRASPVAQIVVTGEDTVAMINQQAESIFGLSARDIGRLLRDLEISYRPVELRAYIEQCKVERRSARIQDVKWQRPGSETVWFEIHVNPLVDNENGLLGVSIVFFDVSATRALVDKVVQTNRQLEAAYEELQSTNEELETTNEELQSTVEELETTNEELQSTNEELETMNEELQSTNDELHTINDTLRDRSIELEDARTFLDSMVNSIHLGMVVVDREMHVVVWNRHCEDLWGLRADETVGTPLTSLDIGLPLDRVRPLIGNAFVDGGDAGEVVVDAVNRRGRAARIRVTCAAFRSPEGSVKGALLLMEDVLAANA, via the coding sequence ATGGAACATACCGACAAATCGTTCGAAGCACTGCTGCGCTACCTGCGCGACTCACGCGGGTTCGACTTCACCGGTTACAAGCGCACATCGTTGATGCGCCGTGTGCGGCACCGCATGGACCAGGCGGGTTATGAGACTTTCGAGGGGTATCTCGATGTGCTGCAGGCCAGTTCCGACGAGTTCTCGGCGCTGTTCAACACCATCCTCATCAACGTCACGGCGTTCTTCCGCGATCCCGACGCATGGGAGTTCATCCGCAGCGACGTGATACCGCGCATGCTCGCCGAACGGGGCCCGGACGATCCCATCCGGGTGTGGAGCGCGGGCTGCGCATCGGGGCAGGAGGCCTACACGCTGGCCATGCTGCTCGCCGAGGCGCTCGGACCGGAACTGTTCCGCCGGCGCGTCAAGATCTACGCCACCGACGTCGACGAGGACGCACTGACCGAAGCGCGCGCCGCCGCGTACGACGCCAGGGCCGTCGAATCGGTGCCACCGACATTGCTGTCGACGTACTTCGAACATCTCAACGGCCGCTACGTGTTTCACAAGGACCTGCGCCGCGCGGTGATCTTCGGGCGCAACGATCTGGTCAAGGACGCGCCGATCTCCCGGGTCGACCTGCTGGTGTGCCGCAACACGCTGATGTATCTCAACGCCGAGACGCAGCGAAATGTCATCAGCCGCTTGCATTTTGCGCTGGGCGCACAGGGCACCCTGTTCCTCGGCCACGCCGAGATGCTGCTCAGTCATGCCGACCGGTTCACGCCGCTGAACCTCAGACACCGGATCTTCCGCAAGGCGGCGGGCTCGCAATCCGGCATCGACCGCTACGACCCCACCGCGGCGATGTACGACCGGCACGGTGACCTGCCGGGGCTGACCACGGTGCGGGACCTGGCCTTCCGGGCCAGCCCGGTCGCGCAGATCGTGGTGACCGGCGAGGACACCGTCGCGATGATCAACCAGCAGGCCGAGTCCATCTTCGGGCTCTCGGCCCGCGACATCGGCCGACTGCTGCGCGACCTGGAAATCTCCTACCGCCCCGTGGAACTGCGCGCCTACATCGAGCAGTGCAAGGTCGAGCGGCGCTCCGCGCGCATCCAGGACGTGAAGTGGCAGCGCCCCGGCTCGGAGACGGTGTGGTTCGAGATCCACGTGAACCCCTTGGTGGACAACGAGAATGGCCTGCTCGGCGTGTCCATCGTCTTCTTCGACGTCTCGGCCACCCGCGCGCTCGTCGACAAGGTGGTGCAGACCAACCGCCAGCTCGAGGCGGCCTACGAGGAGCTGCAGTCGACCAACGAAGAACTCGAAACCACCAACGAGGAACTGCAGTCGACGGTGGAAGAACTGGAAACCACCAACGAGGAACTCCAGTCCACCAACGAAGAACTCGAGACGATGAACGAGGAGCTGCAGTCCACCAACGACGAACTGCACACCATCAACGACACGCTGCGTGACCGCAGCATCGAGCTCGAGGACGCGCGTACCTTCCTCGATTCGATGGTGAACTCCATCCACCTCGGCATGGTGGTCGTCGACCGCGAGATGCACGTCGTGGTGTGGAACCGGCACTGCGAGGACCTGTGGGGTCTGCGCGCCGACGAGACCGTGGGAACCCCATTGACCTCGTTGGATATCGGCCTGCCACTCGACCGGGTGCGGCCGCTGATCGGCAACGCCTTCGTCGACGGCGGCGACGCGGGCGAGGTCGTCGTCGACGCGGTCAACCGCCGCGGGCGCGCTGCGCGGATCCGGGTCACCTGCGCGGCGTTCCGGTCCCCGGAAGGCAGCGTGAAGGGTGCGCTGCTGTTGATGGAGGATGTGCTCGCGGCGAACGCCTAG
- a CDS encoding STAS domain-containing protein, whose protein sequence is MTRSRSPITISVTSRGEVTLLMVDGVLDSTTYREVRDTVIKAALSEPRAVIVDVSRLQVPAESAWSVFTSARWHVCVWPDVPVVLVCDHTAGRSSLQRNGIPRYVPVCSTLDQACAAVLTGEMSPLRRRARAHLPAVHSSVRRSRELVTDWLLNWSLTRYIPVACVVTDALVENVLEHTLSAPKIMLESRGDTVTVAVEDESQAPAVRHEDPYRGGGRLSGLALVASIARSWGCTPTTTGKTVWAVIGPESCF, encoded by the coding sequence GTGACTAGATCACGAAGTCCGATCACCATCTCGGTGACCTCCCGTGGTGAGGTCACCCTGCTGATGGTGGACGGCGTGCTCGACAGCACCACCTACCGCGAGGTGCGCGACACGGTGATCAAGGCCGCGCTGTCCGAGCCGCGTGCGGTGATCGTCGACGTCAGCAGGCTCCAGGTTCCCGCCGAATCGGCGTGGTCGGTGTTCACCAGCGCGCGGTGGCACGTGTGCGTGTGGCCGGACGTCCCGGTGGTGCTCGTCTGCGACCACACGGCTGGACGTAGTTCCCTACAGCGCAACGGGATTCCACGTTACGTTCCGGTGTGCTCGACACTCGATCAGGCGTGCGCGGCCGTGCTCACCGGCGAGATGAGCCCGCTGCGCCGCCGTGCGCGTGCGCATCTGCCCGCGGTGCACTCCAGCGTGCGCCGGTCGCGGGAACTGGTCACCGACTGGTTGCTCAACTGGTCGCTCACCCGATACATCCCGGTGGCCTGCGTGGTGACCGACGCACTGGTGGAGAACGTCCTGGAGCACACGCTCAGTGCACCGAAGATCATGCTGGAGAGCAGGGGCGACACCGTCACCGTCGCCGTGGAGGACGAAAGCCAGGCACCGGCGGTCCGTCACGAGGACCCCTACCGGGGCGGCGGCAGGTTGTCGGGCCTGGCCCTGGTGGCCAGTATCGCCCGGTCCTGGGGGTGCACCCCGACCACGACCGGAAAAACGGTCTGGGCGGTGATCGGTCCGGAAAGTTGCTTCTGA
- a CDS encoding MFS transporter has translation MPASAPTDEIWLTRNVRVLSAVSFLQDTASELLYPLLPIYLTSVLGAPAAVVGAVEGAAEGAAAMTKLAAGPLGDRFARRPLIATGYGMAALGKLMVAATTVVAAGWAGVLAGRVVDRLGKGLRGAPRDALLVADIDDAARGRVFGFHRAMDTFGAVVGPLLGLAGYVLLDHQIAPLLWMAVVPAVLSVALVFWAAERRRSRGPRQSVFAHVRDLPGHYWRTAAVLVAFGLVNFPDALLLLRLNDIGFSVAEVILAYVTYNAVYALVSYPAGVLADRLGRTTMFGIGLVFFAVGYTGLGLTTDTVAAWLLIGVYGLFTGCTDGVGKAWISSLVGADLQGSAQGVFQGLSGFAVLAAGIWAGLLWNVGQPGQVPLVVSGVVGAVFAVGLLGRRAVSRRA, from the coding sequence GTGCCCGCGAGCGCACCCACCGACGAAATCTGGCTCACCCGCAACGTGCGGGTGCTCTCGGCGGTGTCGTTCCTGCAGGACACCGCCAGCGAATTGCTGTACCCGCTGCTGCCGATCTACCTGACGTCGGTGCTGGGCGCCCCCGCCGCGGTGGTCGGCGCCGTCGAGGGCGCGGCCGAAGGCGCGGCGGCGATGACCAAACTGGCGGCGGGGCCGCTGGGGGACCGGTTCGCCAGACGCCCGCTGATCGCGACGGGTTACGGCATGGCCGCGCTGGGCAAGCTGATGGTCGCGGCCACCACGGTCGTCGCGGCGGGGTGGGCCGGGGTGCTGGCCGGGCGGGTCGTCGACCGCCTCGGCAAGGGTCTGCGGGGCGCGCCGCGTGACGCACTGCTGGTCGCCGACATCGACGACGCGGCGCGTGGCCGCGTGTTCGGTTTCCACCGCGCCATGGACACCTTCGGCGCGGTGGTCGGGCCGCTGCTCGGGCTGGCCGGCTACGTACTGCTCGACCACCAAATCGCGCCGCTGCTGTGGATGGCGGTGGTGCCCGCGGTGCTCAGCGTGGCGCTGGTGTTCTGGGCGGCCGAGCGCCGCCGCAGCAGGGGGCCTCGGCAGTCGGTGTTCGCCCACGTGCGTGATCTACCCGGCCACTACTGGCGCACCGCGGCGGTGCTGGTGGCGTTCGGTTTGGTGAATTTTCCCGACGCGCTACTTCTGTTGCGGCTCAACGATATCGGGTTCTCCGTCGCCGAGGTGATCCTGGCATATGTCACCTACAACGCGGTGTACGCGCTGGTGAGTTATCCGGCAGGCGTGCTGGCTGACCGGCTCGGGCGGACCACGATGTTCGGCATCGGACTGGTGTTCTTCGCGGTGGGTTACACCGGGCTCGGGCTCACCACCGACACCGTGGCGGCCTGGCTGCTGATCGGGGTATACGGCCTGTTCACGGGCTGCACCGACGGCGTCGGCAAGGCGTGGATCTCGTCGCTGGTGGGCGCCGACCTGCAGGGCAGCGCGCAGGGAGTGTTCCAGGGGCTCAGCGGTTTTGCGGTGCTGGCCGCCGGCATCTGGGCCGGGCTGCTGTGGAACGTGGGGCAGCCCGGGCAGGTGCCCCTGGTGGTCTCCGGCGTCGTCGGCGCGGTGTTCGCGGTGGGCCTGCTCGGGCGCCGGGCCGTCAGTCGGCGAGCGTGA
- a CDS encoding diiron oxygenase, with protein sequence MTTSVRSATTRDEYAERLLKGSVKKSYAPVVDIDWDTPLDADKFFLPPKLVSLYGTPLWDSMSREQQIELSRQELANTLSAGIWFENILNQALLRKMMHQDPTARATHYQLTELGDETRHMVMFGRAIEHIGAKPVRPRLYQRMIINTLPFFFRGSVLWVAALIGEEIFDSLQRQMMDDPDLQPFVQRLMRIHVTEEARHIQFARDGLRKRTQDMSWLTRLWVSNLNGAGGLFFRHLFSHPVQYWRAGLDGRAARRIARTSAHRHEVQVAGFAPLAAFLEEVGLMGRISRRVWRRSGFLPKDHVAARRDTDASADGVEPAIEDDVYDGFAVLDNGGRDSRVRVRLTGHLDPIDGRYHWQGSILDGGMVAGTGPVRLTIGQRSVDARIVERTAQGTFSIAGVGEPPFTLAD encoded by the coding sequence GTGACCACCTCGGTTCGATCTGCCACCACCCGCGATGAGTACGCCGAGCGCCTGCTGAAAGGCTCGGTGAAGAAGTCCTACGCGCCGGTCGTCGACATCGACTGGGACACCCCGCTGGACGCCGACAAGTTCTTCCTCCCGCCGAAGCTGGTATCGCTGTACGGAACGCCTTTGTGGGACAGCATGTCCCGAGAACAGCAGATCGAGCTGTCGCGTCAGGAACTGGCCAACACACTCTCGGCGGGCATCTGGTTCGAGAACATCCTCAACCAGGCGCTGCTGCGCAAGATGATGCACCAGGACCCGACGGCCCGCGCCACGCACTACCAGCTCACCGAACTCGGCGACGAGACCAGGCACATGGTGATGTTCGGTCGCGCCATCGAGCACATCGGCGCCAAGCCGGTGCGGCCGCGGCTGTATCAGCGCATGATCATCAACACGCTGCCGTTCTTCTTCCGCGGCTCGGTGCTGTGGGTGGCCGCACTGATCGGCGAGGAGATCTTCGACTCCCTGCAGCGGCAGATGATGGACGATCCCGACCTGCAGCCGTTCGTACAGCGGCTCATGCGCATCCACGTCACCGAGGAGGCGCGCCACATCCAGTTCGCGCGCGACGGCCTGCGCAAACGGACACAGGACATGTCCTGGCTCACGCGCCTGTGGGTGAGCAACCTCAACGGCGCGGGCGGACTGTTCTTCCGTCACCTGTTCAGCCATCCGGTGCAGTACTGGCGCGCGGGCCTCGACGGCCGGGCCGCACGGCGTATCGCCCGCACCAGCGCCCACCGGCACGAGGTCCAGGTGGCCGGATTCGCCCCGCTGGCGGCGTTCCTCGAGGAGGTCGGCCTGATGGGCCGGATCAGCCGACGGGTGTGGCGGCGCTCAGGGTTCCTGCCGAAGGACCACGTTGCCGCGCGGCGCGACACCGACGCGAGCGCCGACGGTGTCGAACCCGCGATCGAAGACGACGTGTACGACGGCTTCGCCGTGCTCGACAACGGGGGCCGCGACAGCCGGGTCCGGGTGCGCCTGACCGGGCACCTCGACCCGATCGACGGTCGCTACCACTGGCAGGGCTCGATTCTCGACGGCGGCATGGTCGCGGGCACCGGCCCGGTGCGCTTGACCATCGGGCAGCGCAGTGTCGACGCCCGGATCGTCGAACGCACGGCCCAGGGCACGTTCTCGATCGCCGGGGTCGGCGAGCCGCCGTTCACGCTCGCCGACTGA
- the cobF gene encoding precorrin-6A synthase (deacetylating) codes for MRRIHVIGIGAGDPDYVTAQAVTALNDTQVFFAMDKGETKDELVALRRLICDRFITEPGYRFVELPDPKRAKDGDYRQIVADWHRERARIWARAIETELGPDGVGAFLAWGDPSLYDSTLRILEMVSEHVEFAYDVIPGVTAIQALTARHRIPLNDVGEPVLITTGRRLREQGLTGTAVVMLDGDCSFGTCDPRTRIWWGAYLGTPDELLVAGTVGEVADEIVRMRTEARTRHGWIMDTYLLRSAD; via the coding sequence GTGCGTCGCATCCACGTCATCGGAATCGGGGCCGGAGATCCGGACTATGTCACCGCGCAGGCCGTCACCGCCCTCAACGACACCCAGGTGTTCTTCGCCATGGACAAAGGCGAAACGAAAGACGAACTGGTGGCGCTGCGGCGACTGATCTGCGACCGCTTCATCACCGAACCGGGCTACCGGTTCGTCGAACTGCCCGACCCCAAGCGGGCCAAGGACGGCGACTACCGCCAGATCGTCGCCGACTGGCACCGGGAACGCGCGCGCATCTGGGCACGGGCGATCGAGACCGAACTGGGCCCCGACGGCGTCGGGGCGTTCCTGGCGTGGGGCGATCCGTCGCTGTACGACAGCACGCTGCGCATCCTCGAAATGGTCTCGGAACACGTCGAATTCGCCTACGACGTGATTCCCGGCGTCACCGCCATCCAGGCGCTCACGGCGCGGCACCGCATCCCGCTCAACGACGTCGGCGAACCGGTGCTGATCACCACCGGACGGCGGCTGCGCGAACAGGGCCTGACCGGCACCGCCGTGGTGATGCTCGACGGGGACTGCTCGTTTGGCACCTGCGATCCGCGCACCCGCATCTGGTGGGGCGCCTATCTGGGCACACCCGACGAACTACTGGTGGCAGGCACCGTCGGCGAGGTCGCCGACGAGATCGTGCGCATGCGCACCGAGGCCAGAACACGCCACGGCTGGATCATGGACACCTACCTGTTGCGCTCGGCAGACTGA
- a CDS encoding phage holin family protein, with protein sequence MSSFLLRAALTGFALWVVTLIVPGMSFVGGDSTLARIGIIFVVAVIFGLVNAIIKPIVQILSIPLYILTLGLFHIVVNALMLWITSSITDHTTHWGLHIDSFWWTAIWAAIVLSIVSWVLSLVKAVANV encoded by the coding sequence ATGAGCTCATTTCTGCTGCGCGCCGCACTGACCGGATTCGCGCTCTGGGTGGTCACTCTCATCGTGCCGGGGATGAGCTTCGTCGGCGGTGACTCCACCCTCGCGCGGATCGGCATCATCTTCGTCGTCGCGGTGATCTTCGGGCTGGTGAACGCGATCATCAAGCCGATCGTGCAGATTCTGTCGATCCCGCTCTACATCCTCACCCTCGGGCTGTTCCACATCGTGGTCAACGCGTTGATGCTGTGGATCACGTCGTCGATCACCGACCACACCACGCACTGGGGCCTGCACATCGACAGCTTCTGGTGGACGGCGATCTGGGCGGCCATCGTGCTGTCGATCGTGAGCTGGGTACTGTCCCTGGTCAAGGCGGTCGCGAACGTGTGA